In Microvirga sp. 17 mud 1-3, the genomic window GTGGACGATGCATTCCGGGCCTTCGTCATTCCGGCCGTGCGGGCGCTCGCACGGCTGCCCGTGGTCCGGTGGTGCGAGCAGGCGGTCGCGCGGCTGCCGCCCTACGGCATCCTCATGCTGTTTCTCATCCCGCTTGCGATCATCGAGCCGTTCAAGATCTATGCGCTCTATCTCTTCAGCCTGGGCCATTTCGCATCCGGGCTGCTCACCTTCTTCGTCGCCAAGGTGGTGGGGCTCGGGCTCGCCGAGCGGCTCTTCGCCATCGGGCGGGACAAGCTCCTGACCATCGGATGGTTCGCCTGGTGCTTCGTGAGGGTCGTCGCCATCCGGGATTTCGTGCATGGCTGGCTCGAGGGGACCTGGGCCTGGCGTCAGGCGCGCCGTATCGCGGCCATGACCAGGGCGATGCTGACGCGGGCGGGCAGCGCTTTGGCCCACCTTTTGCGGCCGGACCGTCGGCGTGGGCGGCTTGCGGCGGCCTTTCGGCGAGTGCGGCAACGCCCGATCCTGTGATCGTCCCCCTTTCAAGGCTCGGCAAATACCCCCATATGCCATGTACGGAGCATTTCGCTCCAGAAGGATATCAGACGACGATGATGAAGATCGCTTCTCGCCGCAGCCGTATCATGGTGGCGCTCGCGGCGGCCCTCGTCTTCGCCGGAAGCGCGGCGGAAGCTCGCCCCGGCGGGGGACGGGGCAGCTTCGGTTCACGCGGCGCCCGCACGTGGAGCGCACCCCCGAGCACCAATACGGCGCCGGGCGCGGCCGCTCCGATCCAGCGCTCGCAGATCCCCAACCAGGGTCCGACGGTCAACCGTCCGGGCATGCCTAACCCTGCGGCCGCACAGCCGCGCCGCTTCGGCTTCGGCTCGGGCCTCATGGCGGGCCTTCTCGGCGCCGGCCTGTTCGGCATGCTGATGGGCCACGGCTTCTTCGGCGGCCTCTCGGGCCTCGGCTCGTTCCTGGGGCTTCTGCTCCAGATCGGCCTTGTGGTCTTCCTCGTGTCGCTGGCCATGAAGTGGTTCCGGCGCCGTCAGGAGCCCGCTTATGCGGGTCCGCAGGGCCATGCCCGTTCCATGGCGGGGGGCTCCTCCGTTCCGCCGACAGGCCCTGGCGGTCTGGCGAGCGGGCTCGGTGGCCTCGGCGGCCTGGGTGCTGGCCTTGGACGGGCAGCTGGCGCCAGCTCGGCACGTCCCGGAGCTCGGGATGAGGTCGGGATCGGCGAGCAGGATTTCGCCGCCTTTGAGCGTGCTCTGACCGAGGTGCAGGATGCCTATTCGCGCCACGACGCGGAGAAGCTCTGGTCGCTCGCGACCCCCGAGATGGCCGGCTACATGCAGGAAGAGCTGAACGACAACGCCGCCCGCGGCGTAGTCAACACGGTCTCGGGCGTGCGCCTGCTCCAGGGCGATCTGGCCGAAGCCTGGCGCGAGGGGAGCGCAGATTACGCGACCGTCGCCATGCGCTACTCCCTGGTCGACGTCACGACCGACAAGGCGACCGGACGGGTGGTGGAAGGCGATCCTTCCCGGCCTGTCGAGGCCACCGAGATCTGGACCTTCCGCCGCGACCAGGGCGGACCCTGGAAGCTCTCGGCGATCCAGCAGGGCTAATCCCCAACCATTGCAAAACAGAACGGCCGGCTTTTCGCCGGCCGTTTTTTCATGTCTGGGCGAAGATCCTTACTCTGCGGCCTGACGGCGGCCCGAATGGCGGCCCTCCCGGATCTCCTCGACGATCTTGGCGCAGAATGCATCCAGGTCTCCGGGATTGCGGCTGGTGATCAGGCCCTGGTCGGTGACCACCGCCTCGTCCCGCCACCGGCCGCCCGCGTTCATCACGTCCGTCTTGATGGAGTGGTAGGAGGTGCATTGCCGGTCTCTGATCACGCCGGCCTCGACGAGAAGCCAGGGTGCGTGGCAGATCGCGGCGACCACTTTGGCGCTCCCGTAGAAGGTGCGGACAATCTCGACGGCCTTCGGCTCCACTCGGAGAAGGTCCGGGTTGATCTGCCCGCCGGGCAGCACAAGGGCGTCGAACTCGTCCGGCTTCACGTCGTCCAGGTTCCGGTCGACCTTCACGCTTTCGCCCCAATCCTTCTTGTTCCAGCCGCGGATGCTCTCCTGCTGCATGCGCGACGTCGGCGAGGCGACGACGACCGTTGCGCCGGCTTCGGACAGCTTCTTTAGGGGGACCATCAGTTCCGACTGCTCGAAGCCGTCGGTGGCCATGATGAGGATCTTCGCCTGCTTGATGTCGGGCATGGGACTCTCCGTCGTTGAAGGGGGGACGGGCGGGCAACGGGCAATCGGACTGGGAGTTCCGCCGAGGGCCCGAGGGCGTCCCATGGCCGCACGCTTCTGCGGAACCCCTTCGGAGCGCTGCGGTTGACCAACCGAAACCTGCAACCCGTGAAGGATGAGAAATGGTCAATCCAGGCACCCCGACCCGCGAGCCGACACCGGGCGGCCACATTCCGAGCAAGGTGCCCCCCGCATCCCCGGATGAGCGTCCCGATACGGGGCCGACCGGGCCGCGGACGCCTTACCCTGTGAACGATCCCGGTATCTCGGACCCCAAGGGTCCCGGCTCAGAGCCTGATTATCTGCCCGGCAATCCCACCGATCCGGGAACGCGTTTTTGAGGCAGCTGAGGGAGGCCGTAATGGAGGTTTCGATCAGGAGACAGCAGGTCAATCACCGGCCGGCAATGGCGGTTTATGTGTCTGGCCGGTGCGTCGAAACGGGTCTGAGTGAACAGCAGGCCTTCGCGAAGATGGCGGAACTCCTCAATGCACAATTCGCCGAGGCGAAGAGCCATCAGGATCAGCAAATGTAGAGAAGCTCAGCGCGATCCGGGTTCAGATTTCCAGGATCGCGTAAGGCTTGCCGGTCGGCTTCTCGATGTGTTTTGCGACGTTGTAGACCGGCTGCCCGCCCGGCGTGCGGCCTTCGAAGCGGCCGCGATGGGCGTGGCCATGCACGATGGCCGAGACCTTGAAGCGGTCGATGGTCTCGGCAAGACGTGACGAGCCGAGGAAGGGATAGATCTCGAGAGGCTCGCTCTCGATGGTCTCGACGATAGGGGCATAATGCAGGATCACGAGGGAGCGCTTGGCGCGCACCTGGCGCATGGCGTTCTCGAGCTTGATGGTTTCGTTCATGGCCTCGCCCACGAACTGCTTGATGGCCGGCTCGCCGAACGAGCCGAGCATGCGCCGCCCGAATCCGCCCGCGAACCCTTTCACACCCACGAAACCGACGCCGTCGATCTCGCAGGACTGGCCGTCCAGGACGCGCATGCCCGCTTCGCGCAGGATCTGCGTGACCTCTTCGGGTGCGCCGCATTCATAATCGTGATTGCCCAGGACACCGACGATAGGGATCGAGCAGGCTTTGATGTCCTGCGCCAGGATCTCGGCCTCCCGCGGCTTGCCGAGGTCCGTCAGGTCCCCGGTCAGGACGAGCACGTCGGCATCCTTTGAGACTTCGGCGAACAGGTCGCGATAGGAGGAGTTGCTGTCTTCGCGCACGTGGAGGTCGCCCATTGCAGCGACCCTCAGAAGAGGCTGTTCGTCAGTCATTCCGCCAATCGCCTTCGCCGCCCACATCGGCGAAGCCCCATTCCTTTACGTCAATCTCGTAATCCACGCGGGAGAACATGCGCCCTCGGCACACCTTCATCTGAGGCGGCGGCAGGTCGAGCTGCTTGGAGAGACGGTCGAGCAGCTCGTCCATGACCCAGCGGGGGACGTTGTCCCGCTCGGTCGGATAGATCCAGCGGAAGTTGAGGAGATGCATGAGCAGCACCTCCCAGTGCACTTCCATGTAGCCGAGCAGGCGGTGCCAATCGATCAGGTCGTGGGCCTTGAGAATGGTATGGGCCACATCGGCCCCGTCGTAGCGGTGACGGAGCTGAATAAAGCACTTGGACCAGACGAGCTCGGTCGGGCCGACGATGCGGACCGGAGTTCCGAAGACCTCGATCTGCCGGGCATTTTCGAACCACTGATCGCCGATCGGCATGGTGCCGTTCGAGGAGGCGAAGATCACGTCGAAGAAATAGCGGCCTTTGAAGACCTTGCCGAGCCAGCGGTCGTCCTCGATCTCGACCGCGTAGCCGAGATTCTTGAAATGGGATAGGACCCGCGTGTAGTCGCCGGCCTTGCAGAAGATATCGAGATCCTTGGTCGGGCGGGTAATGCCCGTATAGGCCGAGAGCGCATAGGTCCCGGCCAGCAGGAAGGGCAGGCCGAGAGCGTTCAGTTCCCGCAGGGCCTCCGCATAGAAGGCCTCCGCCTCGGGATATTTCAGGGTCGGCTCGGCCTTGGCGTCGATGATCGGAACGCCGGGATGAGCGATGGGGGTAAAGTCCGGGTTGTGTACCGTCATCTGCCTCTTCCGCAGGGCGCACTTCGCCCGCGTTCGACAACCGGATGGCGGTAATGAAGTTCCTTGGCCTGACGAAAGCGTGACCGGAGGAGGTCACGCCTGCCGGCGCAGATCCTGGACCTTGCCGGGAGACGGCGGCCCTGCGTCGATGCCCAGAGCCGCAAGGACGGGCGCGAGCTTTTCGTCGAACTGGACGATCTTCCCCCGGAGTTCCGCCACGTGCTCCTCGCGGGTCGTAAGCGGCTTTCCTTCCCGGGCGAGCCTGTGCCCTGTCTCCATCATGCAGCGCCAGACGAAATCGGGAATGTCGGCCTCCCGGCGCCTGCGCCCGAGCCAGATCATCTGGTCGATCTGGTCGACCCTGACCCCGCTCCCGGTCACGGGTGATGCGAATGTGAGCGCGATGGGCTCATGCACGTTCCGTGTCGCGACGGCTTCGTTGAAGGCCTCCGTCCGCGCCTTGCGCTCCGCAAGCGCCTGCGCGTCGAGGCCGGGATGGCAGTTGCCCTGACCAACCAAGCAAACGAGAGATTGGATGACCTTGTCGAGGCCGATGTCTTCGAGGCCGGGCGAGGTCATGATCTCGCGCAGAGAACGCGGCGTGCCGTCGAGCGCGGACGTGAGAGCCCGATGGAAATCGGGCTGGAGCTTCATGCTGTAGCCCCGGCCCTGCACCTCGGACGGGACATGACCCGGAAGGCACGTCAGGGCGAAGCGGGTATCGAGCCAGCGCTCCCTTGCCAGGGATCGGCTCATCCGCACAGGCCCCTTGATGAAGACGTCCTTTCGGAAACCCTGGTCGACGATATGGTCGCGCAGGGTCTCGCGCAGGGCGATATCATCGATCTCGGCCAGCATCTTGCGCTGATCCGCCGAGAGATTGATCTCGTCGATGGTCTCAAGAGGGGAGGCAGAGCCGATCCACCGCAGTTTCGCCTCTGCGAATTCCTCGGCCACGTCCATGAAGTAAAAGGGGTTGTGGTCCGCGTTGAAATATTCGTGGGCGATATAGTGGGGATCCTTGGTCTTCAGGAGCTTCAGCCGCTCGGCGAGTTTCGGGTTGCCGGCAAAGAAGCGGGTGCCGAGCGTAC contains:
- a CDS encoding Tim44 domain-containing protein, which encodes MMKIASRRSRIMVALAAALVFAGSAAEARPGGGRGSFGSRGARTWSAPPSTNTAPGAAAPIQRSQIPNQGPTVNRPGMPNPAAAQPRRFGFGSGLMAGLLGAGLFGMLMGHGFFGGLSGLGSFLGLLLQIGLVVFLVSLAMKWFRRRQEPAYAGPQGHARSMAGGSSVPPTGPGGLASGLGGLGGLGAGLGRAAGASSARPGARDEVGIGEQDFAAFERALTEVQDAYSRHDAEKLWSLATPEMAGYMQEELNDNAARGVVNTVSGVRLLQGDLAEAWREGSADYATVAMRYSLVDVTTDKATGRVVEGDPSRPVEATEIWTFRRDQGGPWKLSAIQQG
- a CDS encoding type 1 glutamine amidotransferase domain-containing protein; translated protein: MPDIKQAKILIMATDGFEQSELMVPLKKLSEAGATVVVASPTSRMQQESIRGWNKKDWGESVKVDRNLDDVKPDEFDALVLPGGQINPDLLRVEPKAVEIVRTFYGSAKVVAAICHAPWLLVEAGVIRDRQCTSYHSIKTDVMNAGGRWRDEAVVTDQGLITSRNPGDLDAFCAKIVEEIREGRHSGRRQAAE
- a CDS encoding metallophosphoesterase: MTDEQPLLRVAAMGDLHVREDSNSSYRDLFAEVSKDADVLVLTGDLTDLGKPREAEILAQDIKACSIPIVGVLGNHDYECGAPEEVTQILREAGMRVLDGQSCEIDGVGFVGVKGFAGGFGRRMLGSFGEPAIKQFVGEAMNETIKLENAMRQVRAKRSLVILHYAPIVETIESEPLEIYPFLGSSRLAETIDRFKVSAIVHGHAHRGRFEGRTPGGQPVYNVAKHIEKPTGKPYAILEI
- a CDS encoding nucleotidyltransferase family protein, coding for MTVHNPDFTPIAHPGVPIIDAKAEPTLKYPEAEAFYAEALRELNALGLPFLLAGTYALSAYTGITRPTKDLDIFCKAGDYTRVLSHFKNLGYAVEIEDDRWLGKVFKGRYFFDVIFASSNGTMPIGDQWFENARQIEVFGTPVRIVGPTELVWSKCFIQLRHRYDGADVAHTILKAHDLIDWHRLLGYMEVHWEVLLMHLLNFRWIYPTERDNVPRWVMDELLDRLSKQLDLPPPQMKVCRGRMFSRVDYEIDVKEWGFADVGGEGDWRND
- a CDS encoding class I SAM-dependent methyltransferase; protein product: MAGWNAGYIVDIEYTHGFYRELAPSLLSFAALMQGVSAPGLRVEPLAYCELGCGQGVSTNVLAAANPHVEFYATDFNPSHVAGAEALAGAARLPNVHFFDDSFAEFLERDDLPDFDIVALHGIYSWISPENRRTIVEFIRRKLKPGGLVYASYNVMPGWASVMPLRRLLVEYADRQATGSRAARIRAAVDFAERLSTLGTRFFAGNPKLAERLKLLKTKDPHYIAHEYFNADHNPFYFMDVAEEFAEAKLRWIGSASPLETIDEINLSADQRKMLAEIDDIALRETLRDHIVDQGFRKDVFIKGPVRMSRSLARERWLDTRFALTCLPGHVPSEVQGRGYSMKLQPDFHRALTSALDGTPRSLREIMTSPGLEDIGLDKVIQSLVCLVGQGNCHPGLDAQALAERKARTEAFNEAVATRNVHEPIALTFASPVTGSGVRVDQIDQMIWLGRRRREADIPDFVWRCMMETGHRLAREGKPLTTREEHVAELRGKIVQFDEKLAPVLAALGIDAGPPSPGKVQDLRRQA